The Arachis duranensis cultivar V14167 chromosome 2, aradu.V14167.gnm2.J7QH, whole genome shotgun sequence genome has a window encoding:
- the LOC107473114 gene encoding uncharacterized calcium-binding protein At1g02270 isoform X2, whose amino-acid sequence MVVAAGSSVAKLNLRKGKGSSYNVMSGGDNSDGDLSIVSNNSDSECCSSSMVEVERGPSCVSFTTFNILAPIYKRIDPKNQSLRESEFRYSWLSRNECILNSLLAESSSIMCLQEFWVGNEELVHMYEEKLGDAGYHLFKLARTNNRGDGLLTAIHKKYLHVVNYRELFLNDFGDRVAQLLHVQSIAPVSQNQMGSLHQEFLIVNTHLLFPHNSSLCIVRLHQVHQILEQVELFQKENKLKPMPIILCGDWNGSKKGHVYKFLRSQGFVSSYDSYADSHKWVSHRNHRGNICGVDFIWLCNPNQPRKPLKTSWAEAVFSILKYQLRKASLSEDGAFTFLKGDNCADAVTYLSFHEALRQVKLVDVPNGLCIQQFQDLWNQADVDGNGVIDFEEFKQKIWNSTCPEPVLESFNGCMEDVNATNEHETIGFKVKKAMLFPREVERGHWPEEYSLSDHARLTAVFSPAKMRCHGSQNYS is encoded by the exons ATG GTAGTAGCTGCAGGTTCTAGTGTTGCTAAGCTCAACTTGAGAAAAGGGAAGGGTTCTTCTTATAATGTTATGAGCGGTGGTGATAACAGTGATGGAGATCTTTCCATTGTTAGTAATAACAGTGACAGTGAGTGTTGTTCATCATCAATGGTGGAGGTGGAAAGGGGTCCTTCATGTGTTTCATTCACCACTTTCAATATCTTGGCTCCTATTTACAAAAGGATTGATCCAAAG AACCAAAGCCTCAGGGAAAGTGAGTTCAGGTACTCCTGGTTGTCCAGGAATGAATGTATTCTGAATTCCTTGCTTGCTGAATCATCTTCCATAATGTGCCTTCAG GAATTTTGGGTTGGAAATGAAGAACTTGTTCATATGTATGAGGAGAAACTAGGGGATGCTGGTTACCATCTCTTCAAGCTTGCTCGAACCAACAACCGCGGAGATG GTCTTCTTACTGctatacacaaaaaatatttacatgTTGTGAATTATCGGGAGTTGTTTTTAAACGATTTCGGTGATCGTGTTGCTCAGTTGTTACACGTTCAGTCTATTGCCCCTGTTTCGCAAAACCAAATGGGAAGTCTTCACCAAGAGTTTCTTATTGTGAACACACACCTGTTATTTCCTCACAATTCAAGTCTATGTATAGTGAGATTGCATCAG GTTCACCAAATTTTGGAGCAAGTGGAATTGtttcaaaaagaaaacaagctGAAACCGATGCCTATTATACTCTGCGG TGACTGGAATGGAAGTAAGAAAGGGCATGTATACAAGTTTCTTAGGTCACAAGGGTTTGTTTCATCATATGACAGTTATGCAGATTCCCACAAG TGGGTTAGTCACCGAAATCATAGAGGAAATATCTGCGGTGTCGACTTCATTTGGCTTTGCAATCCGAACCAACCACGGAAACCTTTGAAGACAAGTTGGGCCGAAGCTGTTTTTAGCATACTCAAG TACCAGCTACGAAAAGCTTCGCTGTCTGAAGACGGTGCATTTACATTTCTGAAGGGCGACAATTGTGCCGATGCTGTGACATATCTTAGTTTCCATGAAGCATTGCGGCAG GTAAAATTAGTTGATGTGCCTAATGGATTATGCATTCAGCAGTTCCAAGATCTATGGAATCAAGCAGATGTTGATGGAAATGGGGTCATCGACTTCGAGGAATTCAAG CAAAAGATTTGGAACTCTACATGTCCAGAGCCTGTATTGGAAAGCTTCAATGGTTGCATGGAGGATGTGAATGCGACGAATGAGCACGAAACCATCGGCTTTAAGGTGAAGAAGGCGATGTTGTTCCCTCGAGAAGTCGAGAGAGGACATTGGCCAGAAGAGTATTCTCTTTCAGATCATGCTAGGCTCACTGCTGTGTTTTCACCAGCAAAGATGAGATGTCATGGATCACAAAACTATAGCTAG
- the LOC107473114 gene encoding uncharacterized calcium-binding protein At1g02270 isoform X1 produces the protein MVVAAGSSVAKLNLRKGKGSSYNVMSGGDNSDGDLSIVSNNSDSECCSSSMVEVERGPSCVSFTTFNILAPIYKRIDPKNQSLRESEFRYSWLSRNECILNSLLAESSSIMCLQEFWVGNEELVHMYEEKLGDAGYHLFKLARTNNRGDGLLTAIHKKYLHVVNYRELFLNDFGDRVAQLLHVQSIAPVSQNQMGSLHQEFLIVNTHLLFPHNSSLCIVRLHQVHQILEQVELFQKENKLKPMPIILCGDWNGSKKGHVYKFLRSQGFVSSYDSYADSHKQWVSHRNHRGNICGVDFIWLCNPNQPRKPLKTSWAEAVFSILKYQLRKASLSEDGAFTFLKGDNCADAVTYLSFHEALRQVKLVDVPNGLCIQQFQDLWNQADVDGNGVIDFEEFKQKIWNSTCPEPVLESFNGCMEDVNATNEHETIGFKVKKAMLFPREVERGHWPEEYSLSDHARLTAVFSPAKMRCHGSQNYS, from the exons ATG GTAGTAGCTGCAGGTTCTAGTGTTGCTAAGCTCAACTTGAGAAAAGGGAAGGGTTCTTCTTATAATGTTATGAGCGGTGGTGATAACAGTGATGGAGATCTTTCCATTGTTAGTAATAACAGTGACAGTGAGTGTTGTTCATCATCAATGGTGGAGGTGGAAAGGGGTCCTTCATGTGTTTCATTCACCACTTTCAATATCTTGGCTCCTATTTACAAAAGGATTGATCCAAAG AACCAAAGCCTCAGGGAAAGTGAGTTCAGGTACTCCTGGTTGTCCAGGAATGAATGTATTCTGAATTCCTTGCTTGCTGAATCATCTTCCATAATGTGCCTTCAG GAATTTTGGGTTGGAAATGAAGAACTTGTTCATATGTATGAGGAGAAACTAGGGGATGCTGGTTACCATCTCTTCAAGCTTGCTCGAACCAACAACCGCGGAGATG GTCTTCTTACTGctatacacaaaaaatatttacatgTTGTGAATTATCGGGAGTTGTTTTTAAACGATTTCGGTGATCGTGTTGCTCAGTTGTTACACGTTCAGTCTATTGCCCCTGTTTCGCAAAACCAAATGGGAAGTCTTCACCAAGAGTTTCTTATTGTGAACACACACCTGTTATTTCCTCACAATTCAAGTCTATGTATAGTGAGATTGCATCAG GTTCACCAAATTTTGGAGCAAGTGGAATTGtttcaaaaagaaaacaagctGAAACCGATGCCTATTATACTCTGCGG TGACTGGAATGGAAGTAAGAAAGGGCATGTATACAAGTTTCTTAGGTCACAAGGGTTTGTTTCATCATATGACAGTTATGCAGATTCCCACAAG CAGTGGGTTAGTCACCGAAATCATAGAGGAAATATCTGCGGTGTCGACTTCATTTGGCTTTGCAATCCGAACCAACCACGGAAACCTTTGAAGACAAGTTGGGCCGAAGCTGTTTTTAGCATACTCAAG TACCAGCTACGAAAAGCTTCGCTGTCTGAAGACGGTGCATTTACATTTCTGAAGGGCGACAATTGTGCCGATGCTGTGACATATCTTAGTTTCCATGAAGCATTGCGGCAG GTAAAATTAGTTGATGTGCCTAATGGATTATGCATTCAGCAGTTCCAAGATCTATGGAATCAAGCAGATGTTGATGGAAATGGGGTCATCGACTTCGAGGAATTCAAG CAAAAGATTTGGAACTCTACATGTCCAGAGCCTGTATTGGAAAGCTTCAATGGTTGCATGGAGGATGTGAATGCGACGAATGAGCACGAAACCATCGGCTTTAAGGTGAAGAAGGCGATGTTGTTCCCTCGAGAAGTCGAGAGAGGACATTGGCCAGAAGAGTATTCTCTTTCAGATCATGCTAGGCTCACTGCTGTGTTTTCACCAGCAAAGATGAGATGTCATGGATCACAAAACTATAGCTAG